A window of Chlorobium phaeobacteroides DSM 266 genomic DNA:
GTAGAGATACTCTTCAAAATCCTCGACTTTCGGGCGCTGACCGGTATGCAGAATATCTTCAAGAGTCAGTGCGTTTATTCCGAACACCGCACCGATCTGTTCCATGATCCCGGGATCATAGGCGCCATCAATATTGATCCAGAGTACCTTGAACTGCTTTTTAAGCTCAATGCACTCATGAACATCCGTGATGGTTTTCGTGATCTGTTGCCCTTCATCATACCCTATAATCGTGATAACGTGTTTGTCAACCCGTTGATCGCCAATATAGGTAAGGGATCCTGCAGGCTGACCGAACGTTTTCTCCCTGCTTCTGAGTACTTTTTTGGCCGCATGCAACCTGTTAAGGCTCCCCTCTGCACCGGCTTCCGTTTTCTTTTTTCTTTTCATCGAAACAACATTTTCTCAGGTTGACCGACCATAGAAGCGTGAAGGACCTTCAAGGCAATCCCATCCGCTCTCCCTGAAGATATCCCGACATTGCTGAACGGTATCCCCTCTTCCCTCTTCGGTCTTCTCTTTGATATCTCTCGGATTTGCGCCAACTTCTGCCCAGAACAGATTGGCACCAGCCATAGCTCCGGGAGCGCAGGGTTCATGAGTGCAGTTCCCTGGCACAGATCGGGGCATCGCTATTCTGGTAACGGCAACAATCTGCGCCATTCTCAGCTCGGTAATCATGCCCCGCCGGGCACTTTCCGTTCCCGGAATGGCAATTCTTCTTGCCGCGCCGCTATAGGCAGGATTAAACGATGCTGAAAAAAGAATTGAATCGGCAAGCTCCTGATTGGTGTGCTCCGGCCCAACAGGTTCCACACAGGTTCCAACTTCAAGACCTGCGTCAAGAAAGTTTCGGATACTCGTCAATCTGGCCTTGGGCGACAGCCCCGTATCGCTGCCTTCGCGAAGGCGCAACGCATGATATACTCCGATATAGCCAGCCTCGCGGATCTGCCTGGCCCTCAGAGCGTTCTGGTCTCCTACATTTGCAATCATCATGGTTTCCGGCTTGAGATGCCGTCTGATTTCACTCGACATCTCAAGAAAAAGATCAAAGGGGTAGAATGCCGTTGTCATGACAAAAATCGCATTGGCTCCGTCAGTTTCGAACTGCAGGGCATGACCAACGGCCTCTTCAGCGGTAATCCGGGTTTCAGATGAAAAAATTCCGTTACTCTCTGCAAAAGAACAAAACACGCAGTTACAGTTGCATG
This region includes:
- a CDS encoding biotin synthase BioB is translated as MITIDDLLLKSRDEGIFVPQEIVQMLSFPPDSAESYRLMAESLAIAKKLTGNRAEVHAQFALNLAPCNCNCVFCSFAESNGIFSSETRITAEEAVGHALQFETDGANAIFVMTTAFYPFDLFLEMSSEIRRHLKPETMMIANVGDQNALRARQIREAGYIGVYHALRLREGSDTGLSPKARLTSIRNFLDAGLEVGTCVEPVGPEHTNQELADSILFSASFNPAYSGAARRIAIPGTESARRGMITELRMAQIVAVTRIAMPRSVPGNCTHEPCAPGAMAGANLFWAEVGANPRDIKEKTEEGRGDTVQQCRDIFRESGWDCLEGPSRFYGRST